From the Limosilactobacillus panis genome, one window contains:
- a CDS encoding glycosyltransferase family 2 protein, with protein MKKVNIIIPVYNKGKYLDRCLKSILKQKGNFLLNVIIVDDGSMDNSVEIASKYTELYDNYELIINDHKGVSEARNTGLKNASGDFVLFVDADDSINKDYVSTLVNAYEENDVDLVVSGLVKKTNNNIVCGKIQLNYQNLSLKKNGYIKFFNDKSLFEIVYTRLFNLNIIKQHNITFKDQQFGEDTLFMMEYLKYVDNVLLLSYIGYNNYIIGQTLSRRRLNNVWEETVIMADKSNDYFHDNYGRVWHYLYLRSIKLTLLNNMRSYASFKKICEKITTDWRFSNIKISKFFKTKDKIFTYCLKHRLFYLIYSKYKIMTKE; from the coding sequence TTGAAAAAAGTTAATATTATTATTCCTGTTTACAACAAAGGAAAATACTTAGATAGATGTTTGAAAAGTATATTAAAACAAAAGGGCAATTTTCTACTTAATGTCATTATTGTTGATGATGGATCAATGGATAATTCTGTAGAAATTGCATCGAAATATACTGAACTATATGATAATTACGAGTTGATTATAAATGATCATAAAGGAGTTAGTGAAGCTAGAAATACTGGTTTAAAGAATGCTAGTGGTGATTTTGTTTTATTTGTAGATGCTGATGATTCAATAAATAAAGATTACGTTTCTACCTTAGTTAATGCTTATGAAGAAAATGATGTTGATTTAGTTGTTTCTGGGTTAGTAAAAAAGACAAATAATAATATTGTATGTGGAAAAATACAATTGAATTACCAAAATCTATCTTTAAAGAAAAATGGGTATATTAAATTCTTTAATGATAAATCCTTATTTGAAATTGTATATACAAGATTATTTAACCTGAATATAATTAAGCAACATAATATTACATTTAAGGATCAGCAGTTTGGAGAAGATACTTTATTTATGATGGAATACCTTAAATATGTTGATAATGTTCTACTTCTTTCATATATTGGATACAATAACTATATTATAGGTCAAACATTGTCTAGGAGACGTTTAAATAATGTATGGGAAGAAACAGTTATAATGGCAGATAAATCAAATGATTATTTTCATGACAATTATGGGAGAGTATGGCATTATTTATATTTAAGGTCGATAAAGTTAACATTATTAAATAATATGAGATCATATGCCTCGTTTAAGAAAATATGTGAAAAAATTACTACGGATTGGCGATTTAGTAATATAAAAATATCAAAATTTTTCAAAACCAAAGATAAAATTTTTACTTACTGTTTAAAGCATAGATTATTTTATTTGATATATTCGAAATATAAAATAATGACTAAGGAATAA
- a CDS encoding beta-1,6-N-acetylglucosaminyltransferase yields MRHAIMAMGSGNDARVLQKVINHLDDSDIDFFIHWDLKYKIPKLVSQKSHVFFTPRIKVYWGTSTQISAEKILLESVWHYKQRYDYIHLISSNDIPLMTTQYFKEFFNKDLYLGYSPRNEENTQRLSFYYPIDHFNIRDHLNLIRFIKLANTLLHVNRLKKKI; encoded by the coding sequence ATGCGTCACGCCATAATGGCTATGGGATCTGGAAATGATGCTAGAGTCCTTCAAAAAGTAATCAATCATTTAGATGATTCGGATATTGATTTTTTTATTCACTGGGATTTAAAATACAAAATTCCTAAACTTGTGTCTCAAAAGTCACATGTTTTTTTTACACCGCGGATAAAGGTTTATTGGGGAACTAGTACCCAGATATCTGCTGAAAAGATTTTGCTAGAAAGTGTCTGGCATTATAAACAAAGGTATGATTATATTCATTTGATTTCTTCTAATGACATTCCTTTAATGACTACACAATATTTCAAAGAATTTTTTAATAAGGATCTTTATTTAGGATATTCACCTAGGAATGAGGAGAATACTCAGAGGCTTTCTTTTTATTACCCTATTGATCATTTTAATATTCGAGACCATTTAAATCTTATTCGGTTTATTAAATTAGCAAATACATTATTACATGTTAACCGTTTGAAGAAAAAAATATAA